The proteins below are encoded in one region of Mauremys reevesii isolate NIE-2019 linkage group 15, ASM1616193v1, whole genome shotgun sequence:
- the LOC120383075 gene encoding olfactory receptor 2AP1-like, translating into MADGRNQTVIMEFILLGFRDLPDLQMLLFLMFLVIYMATVGGNTLIVGLVVANQHFHTPMYFFLGNLSCLETCYTSTILPRLLVSLLTGDKTISVSGCITQFYFFGSLAATECYLLAAMSYDRYLAICKPLHYSTLMNIRICVQLATASWLSGCLAVIILISFLSHLLFCGSNEINHFFCDPIPLMELSCTDSRLIILVDFILACVFILPPFLLTLISYVCIIGTILRIPSTTGRKKAFSTCSSHLIVVTIFYGTLMVVYILPKRETLRDLKKVVSICYTVLTPLVNPLIYSLRNREVKEALCKVVSKCGFQKNVQRL; encoded by the coding sequence ATGGCAGATGGCAGAAACCAAACGGTCATCATGGAATTTATCCTGCTGGGATTCAGGGATCTCCCTGACCTGCAAATGCTTCTCTTCCTGATGTTCCTAGTGATCTACATGGCAACCGTGGGTGGGAACACCCTCATCGTGGGGCTCGTTGTGGCTAATCAGCAttttcacacccccatgtacttcttcctggggaatcTGTCCTGCCTAGAGACCTGCTACACCTCAACCATCCTGCCCAGGTTGCTGGTCAGTCTCCTAACCGGGGACAAAACCATCTCAGTCAGTGGCTGCATCACACAATTCTATTTCTTTGGTTCTCTGGCAGCTACAGAATGCTATCTCCTAGCAGcaatgtcttatgatcggtatttagcgatATGTAAACCCCTGCACTATTCAACTCTTATGAATATCAGGATTTGCGTCCAATTGGCTACTGCGTCATGGTTAAGTGGTTGTTTGGCTGTAATTATCTTAATCTCATTCCTATCACACTTATTATTCTGTGGCTCAAATGAAATCAACCATTTCTTTTGTGATCCCATCCCACTGATGGAACTCTCCTGCACTGACTCACGCCTTATTATATTGGTCGACTTCATACTAGCCTGTGTATTCATCCTGCCTCCATTCCTACTAACCCTGATATCCTATGTGTGCATCATCGGCACCATCCTGAGAATTCCTTCCACCACCGGGAgaaaaaaggccttttccacctgctcctctcacctcattgtggtgacaATATTCTATGGAACTTTAATGGTTGTCTACATACTACCGAAACGTGAAACACTGAGAGACCTGAAGAAAGTGGTCTCCATTTGCTACACAGTCCTGACACCACTGGTAAATCCCCTCATCTATAGCttgagaaacagagaggtcaaggaagCCTTGTGCAAAGTCGTCAGTAAATGTGGCTTTCAGAAAAATGTGCAAAGACTCTGA
- the LOC120383076 gene encoding olfactory receptor 6B1-like, translating into MADRDWGNQTAITEFILLGFGDLPDLQILLFLMFQVIYMATVAGNTLIVVLIVAGQHLHTPMYFFLGNLSCLETCYTSTILPRLLASLLTGDKTISVGVCITQLSFFSSLACTECYLLAAMSYDRYLAICKPLHYSTLMNTRFYLQLAAGSWLNGFLATAIFVLFLSQLIFCGPNEIDHFYCDSIPLMELSCSDTHQVILLAFILVSVFTLPPFLLTLTSYVCIIATILRIPSTTGKQKAFSTCSSHLIVVTIFYGSIMIVYLLPKHGILRDLNKVVSLCYTVLTPLVNPLIYSLRNREVKEALCKAVSKYMAFTKTCRDS; encoded by the coding sequence ATGGCGGACAGAGACTGGGGAAACCAAACGGCCATCACAGAATTCATCCTTCTGGGATTCGGGGATCTCCCTGACCTGCaaattcttctcttcctgatGTTCCAAGTGATCTACATGGCAACCGTGGCTGGGAACACCCTCATTGTGGTGCTCATTGTGGCTGGccagcaccttcacacccccatgtacttcttcctgggcaacttgtcctgcttggagacctgctacacctcaaccatcctgcccaggttgctggccagtctcctgactggggatAAAACCATCTCAGTCGGTGTCTGCATCACACAACTGTCTTTCTTTAGTTCTCTGGCATGTACAGAATGCTATCTCCTAGCAGcaatgtcttatgatcggtatttagcgatATGTAAACCTCTGCACTATTCAACTCTTATGAATACCAGGTTTTACCTCCAGTTGGCTGCTGGGTCATGGTTAAATGGTTTTTTGGCTACTGCCATCTTTGTCTTATTCCTATCACAGTTAATATTCTGTGGCCcaaatgaaattgaccatttctatTGTGATTCCATCCCACTGATGGaactctcctgcagtgacacTCACCAGGTCATATTGCTGGCTTTCATATTAGTCTCTGTATTCACTCTGCCTCCATTCCTACTAACCCTGACATCCTACGTGTGCATTATCgccaccatcctgagaatcccttccaccaccgggaaacaaaaggccttttccacctgctcctctcacctcattgtggtgacaATTTTCTATGGATCCATTATGATTGTGTACCTGCTACCGAAACATGGTATACTGAGAGACCTGAACAAAGTGGTCTCGCTTTGCTACACGGTCCTGACTCCCCTGGtaaaccccctcatctacagcctgagaaacagagaaGTCAAGGAAGCCTTGTGCAAAGCAGTCAGTAAATATATGGCTTTCACCAAAACATGCAGAGACTCCTAG